A part of Cervus elaphus chromosome 11, mCerEla1.1, whole genome shotgun sequence genomic DNA contains:
- the LOC122703155 gene encoding olfactory receptor 140-like: MDVLGPPNKVTEFIFLGLPQNPHLQKILFVVFLFIFLFTVLANLLIVITISLSPTLSVPMYFFLTYLALLDTSFTFVSMPKMMIDLLYQRKTISWGGCQTQLFLEHFIGGSEISVLTGMAYDHYAAICKPLHHTTIMQPSRDRSSASSWWWRPGLEGSCVVQSRSFSQWTLHSVVPMSLTILCDFFSLLKLACSDCYRLGIVVAANSGGMCLLLFVILVTSYIAILSSLKFHGSEGWQKALSTCVPLYSSGSLFWSLYVHLHMSCGHLP, encoded by the coding sequence ATGGATGTCCTCGGGCCTCCCAACAAAGTGACTGAATTTATCTTCCTGGGACTCCCACAGAATCCACACCTGCAGAAAATACtctttgttgtctttttgttcaTCTTCCTGTTTACTGTGTTGGCCAATCTGCTCATTGTCATCACTATCTCCCTCAGTCCCACACTTTCTGTtcccatgtacttctttctcacttacttgGCCTTATTAGATACTTCCTTCACCTTTGTGAGCATGCCCAAAATGATGATTGATCTATTGTACCAGAGGAAAACCATCTCCTGGGGTGGCTGCCAAACTCAGCTCTTTTTGGAGCACTTCATAGGAGGATCAGAGATCTCTGTCCTCACTGGCATGGCCTATGACCACTATGCGGCCATCTGTAAGCCTTTGCACCACACGACCATCATGCAACCATCACGAGACAGGAGTTCTGCTAGTTCCTGGTGGTGGCGGCCTGGATTGGAGGGATCCTGCGTGGTACAGTCTAGATCCTTTTCTCAATGGACTTTACATTCTGTGGTCCCAATGTCATTGACCATTTTGTGTGATTTCTTCTCCCTGTTGAAACTTGCCTGCAGCGACTGCTATAGGCTGGGAATAGTGGTGGCAGCCAACAGTGGGGGCAtgtgtttgcttctttttgtcATCCTAGTCACCTCCTACATAGCTATCCTGAGCTCCTTGAAATTCCATGGCTCTGAAGGATGGCAAAAAGCCCTCTCTACATGTGTCCCACTTTATAGTAGTGGCTCTCTTTTTTGGTCCTTGTATGTTCACCTACACATGTCCTGTGGCCATTTACCTTGA